TTGCCGATGTTACATACTCAATGGCTTCATCCCAGGTGACATCCTTCATTCGCATGGAAAGAGAACCACGGATATTTTCGTCTAGCACAAGATTCAAACCGCGATAATCAGCCAAAAGCTGTAAAGCGGACGAAACTGGAATAGTTTGAAAATCAAAGGTCAATTGCTGAGGAACATTTTCTGCCTGAGAGAAGGAAATAAAGAAAAAGAGGAATACGGCAACGTAAAGACGGCGAAGAGCACTAAAGGTATTCATGACAAGAGTTCCAGAAAGCCGGTTGATTAATTGGGCGCGGTCTTAGCGCTACGCTAAAGACCACTCCCAATTAACCCACCTGTAATAGGATTAGGTTTTTTTAATGACCAATTAGTGATCTTGAAGCCGTCAACCAAACAATAAGCCTCAGTAAAATCTGGAAAATATCGGCAATGAGAAAACGAAATATACCGAGTATTCCCGTTGTTATCCGCTACTAAAGCAAGAGCCTCAGACACCACCTTTGAAGATGCATCAGGCTTTGAAGGATGCACAAAGCCAACAAGCCGCCATGTTGTTGAAATTGGAGGCTCCGCAGGTGCGCTGGATTGTTTTGGAGCAGAAACCGAAGCCGGATGCTTTACACCGGGTTGATCGGTAGTAAAAAACTTTTTGACAAAAAAAACGCCCAGGACGATACAAACAACAAAACTACCTAGCGCACCCCATAAGCCAAATGAACGCAGAATACTTGAACGGCCATCTGCAGAAGACTCATCACCCACGCCACCAGAGTTTGATTGAGTAGCAGATTTATAAAAAGAATAAACGGACGACTTAAAAGTGCCTGCTGTAGACCTTATTAATTTTGTTTTTGACGGCGCATCGCCAGTGACAGCGCCGTTGTAAATATCTACTTTAAAAGTTTTCTTCGTGATCTTTCTAATCCGATATGTAGTCTCAATTAAAAGGCGCACCCATGACGAGATTTGAGCAAGGTCTTGAGTTACAAGAACAACGCGCATCGAATTATTCTTATCATCGACACGATGCCTATGCTCAGCAAGTAAGGACTTGTCAGTAAGATTGGCCTGATTAACATTTTTGCCCGCAGGCCACCTCCTCCAACATTCGTCAATGATAGCGACAGATCCAGGCGGAATAATTTCAGAAAGGTCATCAAGCTCAAACCAATTATCAGGCAATTGAGTAATATTCCCCCCGTAGGTAGACAGAAGATCATCAATGGACAAAGGTATGTTTGTGACCACATGCCTATCTTGTTTCAACGAAGGGATTATAACGTGCTCGACAACGCCATAACTTTTACCGTGCCCAGGTTTACCAACATAAGCATGAATAGCCATAAATCACCCAATGAACGGAATACGACGAACAAGGAAACGCAAAAGATAAGCGCTGCTAACAACGGTGATCCCAAAAGGGATTTGCATAATGTTAAGGAAATACCAGACCGAAGGGTCTATAGCCGTAAACAACTCGCCAGCGCTAGAAATAAGCCCAACAATAAAGCTAGTGCTAATAAGGTCAAGAAGCGCTTGATAAAGCCAATCCGCGATAGTAACAACAGCATCAACAAAGAATTGCAAAATCTCTTGCAGGATGGATAACAGCCAATCACCAAAACCAGTCATAAATCACTCCAATTTTTAGCCACTAAAATCAAGCAGACAGGAACACACGCAAGGCAAGTAAT
The window above is part of the Pseudomonas prosekii genome. Proteins encoded here:
- a CDS encoding DUF2523 family protein; this translates as MTGFGDWLLSILQEILQFFVDAVVTIADWLYQALLDLISTSFIVGLISSAGELFTAIDPSVWYFLNIMQIPFGITVVSSAYLLRFLVRRIPFIG
- a CDS encoding zonular occludens toxin domain-containing protein is translated as MAIHAYVGKPGHGKSYGVVEHVIIPSLKQDRHVVTNIPLSIDDLLSTYGGNITQLPDNWFELDDLSEIIPPGSVAIIDECWRRWPAGKNVNQANLTDKSLLAEHRHRVDDKNNSMRVVLVTQDLAQISSWVRLLIETTYRIRKITKKTFKVDIYNGAVTGDAPSKTKLIRSTAGTFKSSVYSFYKSATQSNSGGVGDESSADGRSSILRSFGLWGALGSFVVCIVLGVFFVKKFFTTDQPGVKHPASVSAPKQSSAPAEPPISTTWRLVGFVHPSKPDASSKVVSEALALVADNNGNTRYISFSHCRYFPDFTEAYCLVDGFKITNWSLKKPNPITGGLIGSGL